In one window of Methanococcoides methylutens DNA:
- a CDS encoding ATPase domain-containing protein, giving the protein MEDEDNNKNIVSSGNNEIDKKLGEGIPLGSLVLIEGENDTGKSVLCQQLVFGGLNQLHRMAYYSTENTIKSLLMQMESLSLDVSDFYSWGYLRIFPVHLSGVEWTSEQMKGTLNLMAEHIKSIREKVIIVDSLTMFTTYSDEDNILGFLTSLKNFCDRGLTIFITLHQHAFKEDTLVRIRSACDCHLFLRKEQLSDRYISVMEVSKLRGAKKTTGNIVSFEVQPGYGLKIIPISHAKT; this is encoded by the coding sequence ATGGAAGACGAAGACAATAATAAAAACATTGTTTCAAGCGGTAATAATGAAATTGATAAAAAACTCGGAGAAGGCATACCTCTGGGATCCCTTGTACTTATAGAAGGTGAAAACGATACCGGAAAAAGTGTTTTGTGCCAACAGCTAGTATTTGGCGGATTGAATCAATTGCATAGGATGGCATATTATTCAACTGAAAACACAATCAAAAGTCTACTTATGCAAATGGAAAGTCTAAGTCTGGATGTATCCGATTTTTACAGTTGGGGATATCTAAGAATATTCCCTGTTCACCTTTCTGGCGTTGAATGGACCTCTGAACAGATGAAAGGCACTCTTAATCTGATGGCAGAGCACATCAAGAGCATAAGGGAGAAGGTGATAATAGTAGATTCCCTCACAATGTTTACGACATATTCCGATGAAGATAATATTCTTGGTTTCCTTACAAGCCTTAAAAATTTTTGTGATCGAGGCCTTACTATTTTCATCACCCTACACCAGCATGCTTTCAAGGAAGATACACTTGTAAGGATCAGATCTGCATGTGATTGCCATCTATTTCTCAGGAAAGAGCAGCTTTCAGATCGATATATCAGTGTTATGGAAGTTTCAAAGCTAAGGGGCGCAAAGAAAACTACAGGTAATATTGTGAGTTTTGAAGTTCAACCTGGATATGGACTGAAAATTATTCCTATATCTCATGCCAAAACATGA
- the ahbB gene encoding siroheme decarboxylase subunit beta: MSNDNVVMDEVDTRLLKLTQDGIPFVHSPFAIISEELGITEDEVVQRIEQLQKNGFIRRFGASIGHRAIGITANAMCTWNVPDERVEEVGAVMAGFTEVTHCYERPRYPDWPYNLFTMVHSYTKEDCEYVAQEISRATGITDYNLLYSVREFKKTGVRL, translated from the coding sequence ATGTCAAATGATAATGTTGTCATGGATGAGGTCGATACTCGTCTTCTCAAGCTAACTCAGGATGGCATACCATTTGTCCATTCGCCATTTGCTATAATCTCAGAAGAACTTGGGATAACTGAGGATGAGGTTGTCCAAAGGATAGAACAACTTCAGAAAAATGGCTTTATTCGCAGATTTGGTGCATCCATCGGTCATCGTGCGATCGGGATCACTGCAAATGCAATGTGTACCTGGAATGTTCCTGATGAGCGTGTTGAAGAAGTGGGTGCTGTTATGGCAGGCTTTACTGAGGTCACTCACTGTTATGAAAGACCACGTTATCCTGATTGGCCTTACAACCTTTTCACCATGGTACATTCCTATACAAAGGAAGATTGTGAATACGTTGCGCAGGAGATATCAAGGGCCACGGGCATCACTGATTATAATCTCTTGTACAGTGTCCGCGAGTTTAAAAAGACCGGTGTGAGGTTGTGA
- a CDS encoding chemotaxis protein CheC — MLELECLSEMEVEVLKELGNIGTGHAATSLSKLLDKYIEITVPEVKIVSIADLRGELYEEVVAGVLIALQDLEGNNSGYLYVMVPMKSADKLVVEMYGTEDVDDEMYASAVMEAGNILASSFCDASADFLDIILLPSPPNYAVDMATAVMDGVVSQMAQKSDNLIIFETKLNSESNIEINLALLPEDDLFSNIMNILEGL; from the coding sequence ATGCTTGAATTAGAATGTCTTAGTGAAATGGAAGTAGAGGTTTTAAAAGAACTTGGTAATATTGGTACTGGACATGCAGCCACTTCACTTTCAAAATTGTTAGACAAATATATTGAAATTACTGTTCCAGAAGTAAAAATCGTAAGTATAGCAGATTTGCGTGGCGAATTGTATGAAGAAGTTGTAGCAGGTGTCCTTATAGCATTACAGGATCTTGAGGGGAACAACTCTGGTTACCTATACGTCATGGTACCTATGAAATCTGCAGACAAACTTGTAGTGGAAATGTATGGGACAGAAGATGTTGACGATGAGATGTATGCTTCTGCAGTAATGGAAGCTGGAAACATACTTGCATCATCATTTTGTGATGCCTCAGCTGACTTCCTGGACATAATCCTGTTACCTTCTCCTCCAAATTATGCAGTTGATATGGCTACTGCAGTTATGGATGGGGTAGTTTCCCAGATGGCACAAAAAAGTGATAACCTAATTATATTTGAAACCAAGCTAAATTCGGAGTCAAACATCGAAATAAATTTGGCATTGTTACCTGAAGATGATTTATTCAGTAACATTATGAATATATTGGAAGGATTATGA
- a CDS encoding flagellar protein FlaF, whose amino-acid sequence MGFDTVIVAFFVITTMIVVANTFMIGMNDFVDSAYDGYSAIHTTTMDKMQTDIEIQTIWFNSTENHLHFIVENTGETKLNNFNLWDIIVIKNGTADYMDDNKWTMDVYDGQLNPNILDPLEEMEVELHEEYGVGDEIILKIVTPNGIISSKGHTIGG is encoded by the coding sequence ATGGGCTTTGATACAGTAATTGTTGCATTTTTTGTAATCACAACCATGATAGTTGTAGCAAACACCTTTATGATCGGGATGAATGACTTTGTAGATTCAGCTTATGATGGCTATAGTGCAATACATACAACTACAATGGATAAAATGCAAACGGATATTGAGATACAGACAATCTGGTTCAATTCAACAGAAAATCACCTTCATTTCATCGTGGAAAATACCGGTGAAACCAAATTGAACAATTTTAATCTATGGGACATTATTGTTATTAAAAACGGTACTGCCGATTATATGGATGACAATAAATGGACAATGGATGTGTATGATGGCCAGCTCAACCCCAATATTCTGGATCCACTCGAAGAAATGGAAGTTGAGCTACATGAAGAATACGGGGTAGGAGATGAAATTATTTTAAAAATTGTCACTCCAAACGGCATTATTTCCTCCAAAGGGCACACAATTGGTGGTTGA
- a CDS encoding archaellin/type IV pilin N-terminal domain-containing protein: MWKNFSKDDKAFTGLEAAIVLIAFVVVAAVFSYVMLGAGFYTTQKSQEVVHTGVQQASSSVAVAGDVVIRGHTTAGSATNVTFYVTNTAGGSPVDLSKSMLTYTDSNDFVANCTWETECTLGDDDNLVEKGEKYQITATLGSTSGVSLPTVNEQIKLELKPPDGAVLVLQRTMPPELGANEYQTVY, encoded by the coding sequence ATGTGGAAAAATTTTTCAAAAGATGATAAAGCATTTACAGGACTTGAAGCAGCGATAGTCCTGATTGCTTTCGTAGTCGTGGCAGCTGTTTTCAGCTATGTCATGTTGGGAGCGGGTTTCTATACAACCCAGAAGAGCCAGGAAGTAGTGCACACAGGTGTACAGCAAGCAAGTAGCAGTGTAGCAGTAGCCGGAGATGTTGTAATTAGAGGCCATACAACAGCCGGAAGTGCAACCAATGTTACATTCTATGTAACAAATACTGCAGGCGGATCCCCTGTAGATCTCAGCAAATCAATGCTGACTTACACGGATTCGAATGATTTTGTTGCCAACTGTACTTGGGAGACGGAATGTACGCTTGGAGATGACGACAACCTGGTTGAGAAAGGTGAAAAATATCAAATCACAGCCACATTGGGTTCTACATCAGGAGTATCCCTTCCTACAGTAAATGAACAAATAAAACTTGAACTTAAACCACCAGATGGAGCTGTACTGGTACTACAGAGAACAATGCCGCCAGAATTGGGTGCTAATGAATACCAGACAGTCTATTGA
- a CDS encoding archaellin/type IV pilin N-terminal domain-containing protein, translating to MFKRFFNNDKAFTGLEAAIVLVAFVVVAAVFSYVMLGAGFYTTQKSQEVVHTGVAQASSSIEISGDVIAAGYTGNDTLANMTIFLQLTAGGSAVDINKTIVTYTDSTNHASYTLSDSEMNVTAKHGGADGDELLEKFEKFEVLVDISGYDVGPNEEFQIEIKPPEGASYTLQRTAPPQIDAIMTLY from the coding sequence ATGTTTAAAAGATTCTTTAATAATGATAAAGCGTTTACTGGTTTGGAAGCAGCAATCGTCCTGGTCGCATTCGTGGTCGTGGCAGCAGTTTTCAGTTATGTCATGCTCGGAGCAGGTTTTTATACAACCCAGAAGAGCCAGGAAGTGGTACACACAGGTGTAGCACAAGCAAGTAGCAGTATTGAGATAAGTGGAGACGTTATTGCAGCAGGATACACTGGCAACGATACACTTGCAAATATGACCATATTCCTGCAACTTACTGCAGGAGGTTCAGCAGTTGACATCAACAAAACCATAGTCACATACACAGACAGTACCAACCACGCATCTTACACATTAAGTGATTCAGAAATGAATGTAACCGCAAAACACGGTGGTGCAGATGGTGACGAGCTCCTCGAAAAATTCGAGAAGTTTGAAGTGCTTGTTGATATTAGCGGATATGATGTGGGTCCAAACGAAGAGTTCCAGATTGAGATAAAGCCACCTGAAGGAGCTTCCTACACTCTGCAGAGGACAGCACCCCCACAAATCGATGCAATAATGACACTCTATTAA
- a CDS encoding chemotaxis protein CheD, translated as MSNDIAYVSTANAKAIVLSRNNTVVGSYCSMDGRCASGSCHPDCELIIGAKNHLKGSSPDSNVQLLEGELIAGIGEYKVGKNILLKAMGLGSCVGVVLYDHKSRMAGIAHVLLPGASNDGKTKHAETAITTMLEEMVCNGARRKHISAKVAGGAQIFKHMNLDILKIGDRNIKSVEETLKKEKIEILATDVGGSMGRNVIFNAVDGSLIVKYSNGKVLWM; from the coding sequence ATGAGTAACGATATTGCATACGTCTCAACAGCAAACGCAAAAGCGATTGTTTTGAGCAGAAATAATACAGTAGTGGGTTCATACTGTTCTATGGATGGTAGGTGTGCATCTGGTTCTTGCCATCCAGATTGTGAACTGATAATAGGCGCAAAGAACCACTTAAAAGGTAGCTCCCCGGACTCCAATGTACAATTATTAGAAGGAGAGTTGATTGCTGGCATTGGAGAATACAAAGTGGGAAAAAATATCCTACTGAAAGCAATGGGACTTGGTTCCTGTGTAGGTGTGGTACTTTACGATCACAAAAGTCGTATGGCTGGTATTGCACATGTATTGCTCCCCGGAGCGTCAAACGATGGAAAAACCAAACATGCTGAAACTGCCATAACAACAATGCTTGAAGAAATGGTTTGCAATGGAGCAAGGCGAAAACATATTTCTGCAAAGGTTGCAGGTGGTGCCCAGATATTTAAGCACATGAATCTGGACATACTTAAGATCGGTGATCGGAATATTAAATCTGTTGAAGAAACTCTCAAAAAAGAGAAAATCGAAATATTAGCCACAGATGTAGGGGGAAGTATGGGGAGAAATGTTATTTTCAATGCAGTTGACGGAAGTCTAATTGTTAAATATAGCAATGGGAAGGTATTATGGATGTAA
- a CDS encoding precorrin-2 dehydrogenase/sirohydrochlorin ferrochelatase family protein, with protein sequence MVEHTDSRTYLPLFIDLSDRKVIIFGGGSVGLRKASLFSEYAHTIVVSADFVPELWDLASSSSVELISMDLLFVSDEKLEELVMGAFLVIPATNMVDLNDRIKECARRSGALVNRVDMADDVVIPSVIKRGGLTIGVSTLGSSPAVSKYTRRKIETFITPQYGDMIKLQDQIRTLLKGKVAEQKTRKAILWEILEDRSVWEALDVSYEKGYNIAYSIVQEHISKKG encoded by the coding sequence ATGGTAGAGCATACCGATAGTCGTACCTATCTGCCACTTTTTATTGATCTGAGTGACAGGAAAGTGATCATCTTTGGTGGAGGTTCTGTGGGTCTTCGAAAAGCATCACTGTTTTCGGAGTATGCACATACTATAGTTGTAAGTGCTGACTTCGTTCCTGAGCTTTGGGACCTTGCATCCTCATCTTCTGTGGAACTGATTTCCATGGACCTTTTATTCGTATCAGACGAAAAGCTTGAAGAGCTTGTCATGGGTGCTTTCCTCGTTATTCCCGCAACTAATATGGTTGATTTGAACGATAGGATAAAGGAATGTGCCCGAAGGTCAGGTGCATTGGTAAATCGTGTTGATATGGCAGATGATGTGGTCATTCCTTCTGTAATTAAGAGAGGCGGTCTGACAATTGGTGTTTCCACACTTGGTTCCAGTCCTGCAGTATCCAAATACACTCGCAGGAAAATAGAAACTTTTATCACTCCTCAGTATGGGGATATGATCAAACTGCAGGATCAGATTCGAACTCTTCTAAAGGGTAAAGTTGCAGAGCAAAAGACAAGAAAGGCTATTCTCTGGGAGATTCTTGAAGATCGGTCAGTATGGGAAGCTCTTGATGTTTCATATGAAAAAGGGTATAATATAGCATATAGTATAGTTCAGGAGCACATAAGCAAGAAAGGTTGA
- a CDS encoding type II/IV secretion system ATPase subunit, which yields MVESEDILMKEGFEKGLEACFPFKPKKYEGHDHSDVTKSSIYKILPPGMKKEVERNHHLLEYLHILPIDTMGIPKYVSKLESKHGDLEHPNLIYKASDSSYVHIYPNKNGVRDYYIPIEPNLLTGVGNILKELEHRMLDYLTGLDFDPENIEEKTQILIEAMDDICVIGEKEENQDSFANLKKVLGSKLFPNKGKKEDNHIYLSEDQYKALKYSLLRDKIGLGFLDPYICDSNIEDITCNGLGSIYLEHKVFDGLRSVLEFTDHDILNHFIIKLAERIGKPITFKDPIVDASLPDGSRINIVYGTDVSKNGSNFTIRKFNEIPFSILQVIDKGTMDYRVAGYLWILLSEGMSGFICGETASGKTTSLNALTTFISPDAKLVSIEDTPELQIPHKNWTREMTRGSTRGGGVGEGSGSDVTMFDLLKAGLRQRPNYILVGEIRGVEGNVAFQAMQTGHPVMSTFHAASVEKLIQRITADPINIPKTYVDNLNFVIIQSAVRRPDGKMVRRVISVNEVLGYDPQKGVSFVEAFSWDPVTDSYVFSAHGSSYLLEQKIATRLGIPSKRKHVVYDEIEKRAKILERFQKEGITNFYDFFDTTSKITKHGMLRIKF from the coding sequence ATGGTTGAATCTGAAGATATACTTATGAAGGAAGGTTTTGAAAAGGGCTTGGAAGCCTGCTTTCCTTTTAAACCAAAAAAATATGAAGGGCATGATCATTCTGACGTAACAAAATCGAGTATATATAAGATACTTCCTCCTGGAATGAAAAAAGAAGTCGAAAGGAATCACCATCTTCTGGAATACTTACACATATTGCCGATTGATACGATGGGAATTCCAAAATATGTATCCAAACTTGAATCAAAACATGGTGACCTTGAGCATCCCAATTTAATATACAAAGCAAGTGACAGTAGCTACGTACATATTTATCCAAACAAGAACGGTGTAAGGGATTATTATATTCCGATAGAACCAAACCTACTTACCGGTGTTGGCAACATCCTAAAAGAATTAGAACATAGGATGCTGGATTACCTCACGGGCCTTGACTTCGATCCGGAAAATATTGAAGAAAAAACGCAGATATTGATCGAAGCTATGGATGATATTTGTGTGATTGGAGAAAAGGAAGAAAATCAAGATTCTTTTGCAAATTTGAAAAAGGTCCTTGGTTCAAAGCTCTTTCCGAATAAAGGGAAAAAGGAAGACAATCACATCTATTTATCTGAAGATCAATATAAGGCCTTAAAATATTCTCTTCTCAGAGATAAAATTGGTCTGGGTTTTCTTGATCCGTATATATGTGACAGCAATATAGAAGATATTACCTGCAACGGATTAGGGTCGATATATTTAGAGCACAAAGTATTTGATGGGCTAAGAAGTGTCCTGGAGTTCACTGACCATGACATTCTCAACCACTTTATAATCAAGCTTGCAGAAAGGATAGGTAAGCCCATTACGTTTAAAGATCCTATTGTGGATGCCTCACTTCCGGATGGTTCGAGGATTAACATCGTTTATGGTACCGATGTAAGTAAAAATGGAAGTAACTTCACAATAAGGAAATTTAATGAAATTCCATTTAGTATCCTTCAGGTAATCGATAAAGGAACGATGGACTACAGAGTTGCAGGTTATCTTTGGATCCTTCTTTCTGAAGGTATGAGTGGCTTTATCTGTGGTGAAACTGCAAGTGGTAAAACGACTTCATTAAATGCCCTTACAACTTTCATTAGCCCTGATGCAAAACTGGTATCTATAGAAGATACTCCTGAATTGCAGATTCCTCACAAAAACTGGACACGTGAGATGACCAGAGGTAGCACAAGAGGCGGAGGGGTTGGCGAAGGAAGTGGTTCGGATGTTACAATGTTCGACCTTCTGAAAGCTGGCTTAAGGCAGAGACCAAATTATATTCTTGTGGGTGAGATCAGAGGAGTAGAGGGAAATGTTGCGTTCCAGGCTATGCAGACCGGGCACCCAGTCATGTCAACCTTCCACGCTGCAAGCGTTGAAAAACTAATACAGAGGATTACTGCAGACCCCATAAACATACCTAAAACATATGTTGATAATCTGAATTTTGTTATCATCCAGTCTGCTGTCAGAAGACCTGATGGAAAAATGGTAAGAAGAGTAATCAGTGTGAACGAAGTTCTGGGATATGATCCTCAAAAGGGTGTTTCTTTCGTTGAGGCCTTTTCATGGGACCCGGTTACTGATTCTTATGTTTTCAGTGCTCATGGTAGTTCTTATCTTCTGGAACAGAAAATTGCAACAAGACTAGGTATTCCTTCGAAGAGAAAACATGTTGTTTATGATGAGATCGAGAAAAGAGCAAAAATATTAGAAAGATTTCAAAAGGAAGGGATCACTAATTTCTATGATTTCTTTGATACCACCTCTAAAATTACAAAACATGGGATGCTGAGGATTAAATTCTAA
- a CDS encoding CheR family methyltransferase produces the protein MDVSDTDYFDLLTNKVSKLSGIVLDGYRDKYLRRRIDLRMRVVGITDYKDYMRFLETNEGELAALIDTLTINVTEFMRDKTPFIFFKDNLIADIIERKQKSQSKLVRFWSAGCSNGEEPYSIGICAKEVFPEDWNISIYATDIDEKCLKNASEGVYFKDKIKNLDYMLRHKYFEKSEDTFKVKKIQNLSYRFKRYDLTNDTPVSKHFDTVFCRNVMIYFNETQKVKMISNFYDSLTKGGYLIIGKSETLPPEMRSLFEPVSIKDKIYMKI, from the coding sequence ATGGATGTAAGTGATACAGATTACTTTGATCTTCTTACAAACAAGGTATCTAAATTATCGGGTATCGTTCTCGATGGTTATAGGGATAAATACCTTCGGAGAAGAATTGATCTGAGAATGAGGGTTGTAGGAATCACTGATTATAAGGATTATATGCGATTTCTTGAAACGAATGAAGGTGAATTAGCTGCACTCATAGATACTCTTACTATTAATGTGACTGAATTTATGCGAGACAAAACACCGTTCATATTTTTCAAGGATAACTTGATTGCAGATATAATAGAAAGAAAGCAAAAATCACAAAGCAAACTGGTTAGATTTTGGAGTGCTGGGTGTTCTAACGGAGAAGAACCTTATTCTATTGGGATCTGTGCAAAAGAAGTATTTCCTGAAGATTGGAACATATCGATATATGCTACTGATATAGATGAAAAGTGCTTAAAAAATGCTTCAGAAGGGGTGTACTTCAAGGATAAAATTAAAAACCTTGACTATATGCTCAGGCACAAGTATTTTGAAAAATCTGAGGATACTTTTAAAGTAAAAAAGATTCAAAATCTATCATATAGATTCAAAAGATATGATCTAACAAACGATACTCCAGTTTCAAAGCATTTTGACACTGTTTTCTGCAGGAATGTGATGATATATTTCAATGAAACTCAAAAAGTAAAAATGATAAGCAACTTCTACGATTCACTCACAAAAGGTGGCTATCTCATAATAGGTAAATCCGAAACATTACCTCCTGAAATGAGAAGTTTATTTGAACCTGTGAGTATAAAAGACAAAATCTACATGAAAATTTAA
- the ahbA gene encoding siroheme decarboxylase subunit alpha, which produces MIQLDDIDKNILNLIQLDFPLDVHPFEKMSFQLGISEEELLERMGRLKEEGAVRRIGPVINTKRVGGTSTLVALKAPESKIDEIAELINQHQEVSHNYLRQADYNIWFTVSAANKERLEQIINDLQEETGCPLINLPTKRLFKIGVKFDVK; this is translated from the coding sequence ATGATACAACTTGATGATATTGATAAGAATATCCTTAATCTGATCCAGCTGGATTTTCCACTTGATGTTCATCCATTTGAAAAAATGAGCTTTCAACTGGGCATCTCTGAAGAGGAACTGCTGGAGCGTATGGGCCGTTTAAAGGAAGAAGGTGCAGTGCGTCGAATTGGTCCTGTTATCAACACAAAAAGAGTGGGTGGGACCAGTACTCTTGTTGCATTAAAAGCTCCTGAATCAAAGATAGATGAGATCGCAGAGCTTATCAATCAACATCAGGAAGTTTCCCATAACTATTTGCGCCAGGCAGATTATAATATATGGTTCACAGTGTCTGCTGCTAACAAGGAACGTCTGGAGCAGATCATAAATGACCTTCAGGAAGAGACCGGCTGTCCGTTGATAAATCTGCCTACAAAACGACTTTTTAAGATCGGGGTGAAATTCGATGTCAAATGA
- the flaJ gene encoding archaellar assembly protein FlaJ: MDISDIKNIFKSKNEGDTSKSLSGIISRRVDRFKKELYISNDMLFSLTYMASISTANVSRDKIFENISKKTEYCPYIYFEKVKDLSQDWHYDYANACELVSTKVKHIRLQELFNRFSNAIASGEPDIDFLKKEWTLFKTIRKDEFERNLETTKEWSNAYTALLVSTSLVSIIILLSVILYNLGDPEKTLYGTAFIVSGMAFGGVGLLCKGVPRDSMVHSLDKKSKEQTFIYKWMPVTIILAILSVITLTLIPSFLHPIDFYVDIKGLGMILAGLIMLPVGITAHRDIVKVNKRDESYTTFIRSLGSIVSGSGLTIPKALMKIDPKNLGELKGVTLELYKKLTIGMDSKLSWDQFVEESGSYLIHKFTSVFVDSINLGGDAEEVGELVSSSNLELVLLRMKRDRISTSFTYLVVPLHLAMVALLLFIGQILTIFTNIISDLFVQYDISESAIAGGAGGVGMNLGIFGGVPVELLGQYVVVVIIVLTLANILVVNVVKGGPLYLIVFYASIFFILSGIMMISVPPVVDMFFSFDSFIEGGI; encoded by the coding sequence ATGGATATCTCCGATATAAAAAATATTTTTAAGAGCAAAAATGAAGGTGATACATCTAAATCTTTGTCAGGAATAATATCCCGCAGGGTAGATCGCTTTAAAAAAGAGCTCTACATTAGCAACGATATGCTTTTCTCCCTAACTTACATGGCATCCATATCTACTGCAAATGTGAGCAGGGACAAGATATTCGAGAACATATCGAAGAAAACAGAATATTGCCCATATATTTATTTTGAAAAGGTCAAAGATCTATCCCAAGACTGGCATTATGATTACGCTAATGCATGTGAGCTTGTATCCACTAAGGTAAAGCATATTAGACTGCAAGAACTTTTTAATAGGTTCTCCAATGCGATTGCATCAGGTGAGCCAGACATTGATTTTCTCAAGAAAGAGTGGACATTGTTTAAAACAATAAGGAAAGACGAATTCGAGAGAAATCTTGAAACCACAAAAGAATGGTCAAACGCTTACACTGCGCTGCTTGTCTCAACTTCCCTTGTATCCATTATAATATTACTTTCTGTAATTCTGTATAATCTAGGAGATCCTGAGAAGACACTTTACGGTACAGCTTTTATCGTGTCAGGTATGGCTTTTGGGGGTGTAGGATTATTATGCAAAGGAGTTCCCAGAGATTCGATGGTCCATAGTTTGGATAAGAAATCAAAGGAACAGACCTTCATTTACAAATGGATGCCAGTTACAATAATTCTAGCTATCCTCTCAGTTATAACACTGACATTGATACCTTCATTTTTGCATCCCATTGATTTCTATGTAGATATCAAAGGTCTCGGAATGATTCTAGCAGGATTGATCATGCTCCCGGTTGGAATCACAGCTCACAGAGATATTGTCAAAGTTAACAAAAGAGATGAAAGTTATACGACATTTATCAGGAGTCTTGGGTCAATCGTTAGTGGATCGGGATTGACAATTCCAAAGGCCCTAATGAAAATAGATCCAAAAAATCTTGGTGAATTGAAGGGTGTGACTCTTGAACTCTATAAGAAGCTTACAATTGGCATGGATTCAAAGTTGAGCTGGGATCAATTTGTAGAGGAATCAGGTAGCTATTTGATTCACAAATTTACAAGTGTTTTTGTTGATTCCATTAATTTGGGAGGAGATGCCGAAGAGGTTGGAGAGCTAGTAAGTTCATCAAACCTTGAACTTGTCCTTTTGAGAATGAAAAGGGATCGTATTTCTACTTCATTCACATACCTTGTCGTACCCCTTCATTTGGCAATGGTGGCACTTCTTCTTTTCATTGGGCAGATACTTACGATATTCACAAACATCATTTCAGATCTATTTGTACAATATGACATATCAGAATCTGCGATCGCAGGTGGTGCAGGTGGTGTTGGAATGAATTTGGGAATCTTTGGAGGAGTTCCGGTTGAGCTTTTAGGTCAATACGTCGTAGTGGTAATTATAGTATTAACTCTGGCCAATATTCTTGTAGTAAATGTTGTGAAAGGAGGCCCTTTATATCTGATAGTATTTTACGCTTCAATATTTTTTATTCTTTCGGGAATCATGATGATCAGTGTTCCTCCCGTAGTGGACATGTTCTTTTCGTTTGACTCATTTATTGAAGGAGGTATATGA